The DNA region TTTTGAGTCAGTTTTAAGATGGATTTACTATAGAATTAAAGAGGAGAGGTTATGAAGGAATTACAAAAGTTTTTAGAATTGGATAATATAATCAGATTTCTGAAAACAAATCTTTTTAAGTTATTTATAATTTATCTAATTATAAAAATAGGAAAAATATTTAAAACTAGAATTGAAAAAGTATTAAAAATTATATTAGAAAAGTCAAATACAGACAAAAGTCTTGCTTCCTTTCTAATTTCAATTTATTCCATTTTATATTATTTCATTCTGATTTATATTTCAATTGGAATTCTAGGTATAAATACAACTTCTATTACAACGTTTTTAGGAGCAGCTGGGATTGTATTAGGGATTGCATTTAAGGAAACGTTGGGGAATTTTTGCGGTGGACTTATAATTTTGACATTTAAGCCATTTAGAGTTGGAGATACTATTGAGTACAATAACTATATCGGGACAGTCAAGAAAATTGAACTGTTTTATACAAAAATGTTAAATCCACAAAATGAACTTGTAATCATACCAAATGGAATAATTACAAATACTGAAATTCGGAACATCAAACAAAATGGTGAACGTAGGCTCGATTTAACAATAGGAGTTTCATACAAAAGTGATATTCAAAAAGTAAAAAATATTTTAAATAGAATTGTTCGGGAAGAAACAATGAATGAAGTTGAAGAAACAGAGATTAAAAATAATTTACTGACTAAACTTCAAAATAGTCTTCTTGAAAATAAGAATAAAAGTAGAATTAATATTTTTTCAATAATTTTTTCAAGCAGAAAAATGAAGGAAATGGAAGAAGAAGCTAATAAAGATGGATATAATACT from Leptotrichia trevisanii DSM 22070 includes:
- a CDS encoding mechanosensitive ion channel family protein, with translation MKELQKFLELDNIIRFLKTNLFKLFIIYLIIKIGKIFKTRIEKVLKIILEKSNTDKSLASFLISIYSILYYFILIYISIGILGINTTSITTFLGAAGIVLGIAFKETLGNFCGGLIILTFKPFRVGDTIEYNNYIGTVKKIELFYTKMLNPQNELVIIPNGIITNTEIRNIKQNGERRLDLTIGVSYKSDIQKVKNILNRIVREETMNEVEETEIKNNLLTKLQNSLLENKNKSRINIFSIIFSSRKMKEMEEEANKDGYNTDNEEKEDNEINITKKVDNDNKKLILASKDPIIGVGELADSAIIFYIYVYTRSENYLTLKFKLNEKIKTEFDKEGIEIPYPQMDVHMVDKTVIY